Genomic segment of Mycolicibacterium sarraceniae:
TTGACATCGACGACCGTCATCGCCTCGGTGCGGTCGATCACCAGGGTGCCACCCGAAGGTAGCCACACCTTGCGATCCAGCGCCTTGGCCAGCTGCTCGTCGATGCGATGCACCGCGAACACATCCGGCCCGTCACCACCGGGCGGGTTATATTTGGTCAGCTTCGAAACAAGATCGGGCGCAACGGAACTCACGTAACCGTTGATGGTCTCCCAGGCGTCGTCGCCGGAGACGACCAGGCCGGAGAAGTCCTCGTTGAACAAGTCGCGGATCACCTTGACCAGCACATCGGGCTCTTCATACAGCGCGATGGCGGCGCCGGCTTTGTTGCCCTTGACCCGTTCGGCTTCCTCGGCGATCGTGTTCCAGCGTTCCTGCAGCCGAGTGACATCGCCGCGGATGTCTTCTTCCTTCACGCCTTCCGACGCAGTCCGGATGATCACACCGGCGTCATCGGGCACCACATCGCGCAGAATTTCCTTGAGCCGCTGACGTTCGGTGTCGGGCAGCTTGCGGCTGATCCCGGTGGAGGACGCGCCCGGTACGTAGACCAGGTAGCGCCCGGCCAGCGACACCTGCGTGGTCAGTCGCGCACCCTTGTGGCCGACCGGGTCCTTGCTGACCTGGACGACGACGTAGTCGCCCGGCTTGAGGGCCTGCTCGATCTTGCGCTGCGCCCCGCCGAGCCCGGCGGCCTCCCAGTTCACCTCGCCGGCATAGAGCACACCGTTACGACCGCGGCCGATGTCGACGAACGCCGCCTCCATCGAGGGCAGCACGTTCTGCACGATGCCGAGGTAGATGTTGCCGACCAGCGACGCCGAGGCGGCCGAGGTCACGAAGTGTTCGACGACGACCCCGTCTTCCATGACGGCGATCTGGGTATAGCGAGCACCCTCATGCGGGGGTTCGGTGCGGATCTTGTCGCGCACGACCATGACGCGTTCGACGGCTTCGCGGCGAGCCAGGAATTCGGCCTCGGACAGGATCGGCGGGCGCCGGCGGCCGGCATCGCGACCGTCGCGGCGGCGTTGACGCTTGGCCTCAAGCCGGGTGGAGCCGCTGATGCCCTGGATGGCATCGGGGTCGCGCTCCTTCTCCATGCGCGGAGTGCGCTCGTGCACGACGGTGTTCGGCGGGTCGTCCGACGAGCCGTCATCAGATGCATCGCCGCCGCCACCACCGGACTTGCGGCGCCGCCTCCTGCGGCGCCGACGGGTTGCGGCTTCGCCGCCGCCCGACTCGTCGTCGCTGTCGTCGTCGTCGCTGTCGGAGTCCTCGCCGGCCTCGGCATTCTCGTCGGCGCCTTCGGGCCGTTCGGATTCGTCGCGGTCCTCGCCGTCGGGACCGCCCTGCTCGCCGCGGCCGCGGCCACGGCCACGACGGCCACGACGACGACGCCGATTGGCGGGGCGTTCCGACTGGTCGCCGTCGGTATCGGCGGCGGACTCGTCGTCCTCGTCGTCGTCATCATCATCGTCGACATCGTCGTCCTCGTCGCGAGCGGCGCGGGTGACACGGCGTTCGGTCTCGATCGGCTGGGGCGCGACGAACAGCGGCATGTACGCCGCCGGCTCGACGGGGGCGGTCTCCAGGATCAGCCGCGACTCGGGCTCTTCGGACGCATCGGCAGCGTCGGCCGGTTCAGCGACCTCACGGGCTTCGGCAATCTCGGTGTCGATCTCGAGCAGCAGGACCTCGGGCGCGGGGGTCTCCCGCGCGGGGGGCTCGTCGGCGCTGGCCTCGGATCCGGCAGCCAGGACATCGCGGACTCGCACCGCATCGGTGCGATCCACGCTGGAGTGTGGGCTTCGGGTGCGGCCGTCGAGCTCGCTCAAGGCGTCGAGCACGCGCCTGCTGGTGGTGCCGAGCACCCGTGCCAGCGAATGCACCCTCAGACGGGCAGGCAACTCTTCACCCGCAGCAGTTGCCGGGGGTCCCCACTCCGTCTGGGGTTCGTTTTCGGGTAGTTCCTGAAAGAGGTCATCGTCGGCCACGTATTCTCCTCGAGCCCCCGGGCGCGTCACATCGACGCGGCCACGCGAGGGCCTCCGCTATTTGCCCGGGTTAGATCGCCCGGACTTGTTTATGGTCTCGCTCCGAACGGTTCATGGGGAACACGCCCGGCGCCTGGCTGAATGACGGCTGTGACGGTCGGCGCCTCACCGTTGGTGCAGGTGGTCGCGCACGTCGTAAGTCTTCATCCGGATGCACCCTGGCGGACGCATCCGGCATCAGTATCCCACACCGCACACCCTGTCCGGACGACAGTGGCGCGGCAAGTCCCCTTAGGCCCCGGGAAACCAGAGACCGATCTCGCGCTCGGCGGACTCTGGGGAGTCCGAGCCGTGCACGAGATTGAACTGCGTTTCCAGGCCGAAATCACCGCGGATCGTGCCCGGCGTGGCTTTCTCCACCGGATCGGTTCCGCCGGCGAGCTGGCGAAACGCCGCGATCGCACGGGGGCCTTCCAAGATCGCCGCCACCACCGGGGCTGAGGTGATGAACTCCAGCAGCGAGTCGAAGAACGGCTTGCCGTCGTGCTCGGCATAATGCGCACGAGCAAGCTCGTCACTGACCTGCTTGAGCTCCAGCGCTGCGATCGTCAGGCCTTTGCGCTCGATTCGGCTGATGATCTCGCCGATCACCCCGCGCTCGACGCCGTCGGGCTTGATCAACACCAGGGTCCGCTCAGTCACGGCGCACAGCGTACCCGTCAGTCACTTAGCCGCTGCCGACCGGGCAGCAGGCAGCACCGCACGGTCGCTTCGAGTGAGCCGCTACCCCACTGTGGGCGCACGGTACTCGACTGCCCTACAGCTCTAGGAACAGCGGCGACAGGAATCCGCCCAAGGGCCCGGGTTTGAGCACCGGGGTGGCCGTCGGAAAAGGCAACGCGGCCAGTGCCCGCCGGGGTTCACTGGGGCGGCTGCTGACTCGGCAGCCGCCCTTGCCGCTGTCTGCGCAGCACCTCGACCCGTAGGTAGGCGATGATCCCCCACACGATCGCGAACACCACCCCGACCATTCCGATCGCGGGGTACACGAGGAACCCCGCGACCAGGATGAGTTGCACGCCGAGGTTCAGCCAGACGGCCCACGGCCGGCCCTGCACGCCCGACAGCAGCACCAGGAACACCGTGAAGCCGACCAGATACGCCGTCGACCAAGCGGTGAGTCCACCGCCGACCATGCTGACGACGGGTAGTGCCAGCAGCACCACGATCGCTTCGAGAATCAGCGTGCCAGCCATGACGCCGCGGAAGGACTTCCAGGGGTCGGGAGCAGCTGGGCCTGCGGGCGTGTCGCTCATTGCGGGTCCTTCCCGAACAGGGTTCGCGCCGCGCCCGCCGTCACCACCGAGCCGGTGATGACGATCCCGGCCCCGGAGAAACCGTCGGATTCGGCGGCAGACTCTTCAACCAGTGCGGTGGCGGTTTCGATGGCGTCCGGAAGCGTTTCGGCGCGCACAACGCGGTCGGGCCCGAAGATCTCCTCAGCCCGGATCGCCAGCGCCTCGACCTCGAGGGCGCGGGGCGATCCGTTGTGCGTGACCACGATGTGGTCGAATGCCGGTTCCAGCGCGATGAGGATGCCGGTGACGTCCTTGTCCCCCATCACCGAGATCACCCCGACGAGGAACCGGAAATCGAACTCGGTGGCCAGTGCGTCGGCAAGTACAGCCGCGCCGGCCGGGTTGTGGGCTGCGTCGATGAACACCGTCGGTGCGCTGCGCATCCGTTCCAGTCGGCCCGGGCTGGTCACCGCGGCGAACCCAGCCCGCACGGTGTCGATGTCCAGCTGCCGGTCGGCACCGGCACCGAAGAAGGCTTCGACGGCGGCCAGTGCCACGACGGCGTTGTGGGCCTGATGCTCGCCGTGCAGCGGCAGGAAGATGTCGCAGTACTGCCCCCCGAGACCCTGTAGCTGCAACACCTGCCCGCCGATGGCCACCTGTCGGCCCAGCACCGCGAACTCGGAATCCTCGCGGGCTACCGCCGCGTCGGACTTAACCGCCTGGGCCATCAGCACTTCCATCGCCTCGGGTGCCTGGCGACCGACGATCGCGACGGTGTCCGTCTGGATCAGGTCGCCCCGCGGGGCCCCGATGATGCCGGCCTTCTCGGCGGCGATCTCGGCGACGGTGCCGCCGAGATATTCGGCGTGATCGATGCCGATCGGGGTGATCACCGCGACAGGCGCGTCGACAACGTTGGTGGCGTCCCAGCGTCCGCCCATCCCGACCTCGACGACGGCGACGTCCACGGGTGCGTCGGCAAAGGCGGCGAACGCCATGCCGGTGAGCACCTCGAACTTGCTCATCGCCGGGCCACCGTCCTGCTCCGACTGCGCGTCCACGAGGTGCACGAACGGCTCGACTTCGCGGTAGATCTCAACGTAGCGCGCCGGACTGATCGGCTCGTTGTCGATGGCGATGCGCTCGACGGCGGACTGCAGGTGCGGGCTGGTGGTGCGCCCGGTGCGGCGGCTGAACGCGGCCAGCAGCGCATCGACGATCCGGGCTACCGAGGTCTTGCCGTTGGTCCCGGCAATATGGATGCACGGGTAGCTCAACTGCGGTGAGCCGAGCAGTTCCATCAACGCCTCGATCCGCGCGGTGCTGGGCTCCAGCTTGGTTTCCGGCCATCGCTGGTCGAGCAGATGCTCCACCTGCAACAGCGCGGCGATCTCGTCAGGCGTCGGGTCGGTCATGCCAGCGCAGCCAGTCGGGCGGTGATCCGCTCAACTTCCTCGCTAGCCAGTTGCTGACGGCCGCGAATCTTGGCGACGACGTCGTCGGGCGCCTTGGCCAGGAATGCGTCGTTGCCGAGTTTGGCTGTGGTACCGGCCAATTCCTTCTGCGCAGCGGCCAGATCCTTCTCGAGACGGCGGCGTTCGGCCGCCACGTCGACGGTCCCCGAGGTGTCGACCTCGACGTTGACGGTGCCACCCGAGAGCCGCACCTCGATGTGTGCGGTGGGAGTGAAGTCCGCCTTCGATGCGCTCAGCCATGCCAGTGCGGTGACCGGTGCGACCTGACCGCCCAGGCCGGCCGCATCGACACCTGATAGCCGGGCCGGCACCTTCTGCCGGTCGGCCAGACCCTGGTCGCTGCGGAACCGCCGGATCTCGGTAACCAGCTTCTGCACATCGGCGATCCGCTGCGCGGCAACCGGATCCAGTGCGATCCCGGAGGCGGTCGGCCACGGCGCGATCACCAGCGATGCAGCATCGGGCTCACCTTGATTCAATGCCTTCCACAGCGTCTCAGTGACGAACGGAATCACCGGATGCAGCAGTTTCAGCAAGGTGTCCAGCACCGCGGCCAGCACGGCGGTCGTATGGGAAATACCTTCGGCCAACTGCACTTTGGCCAGCTCCAGGTACCAGTCACAGAATTCGTCCCAGGCGAAGTGGTACAGCGCCTCACACGCCCGGTTGAACTCGTAGCTGTCAAGGGTCGAATCCACCTCGGCCCGAACCTCTTCCAGGCGTCCCAGAATCCAGCGGTCCGCGTCGGTGAGATCGGCCGAATCCGGCAGCGGTGCCGGTGCCGCGCCGTTCATCAAGGCGAACCGAGTGGCATTGAACAGCTTCGTGGCGAAATTGCGCGACGCGCGAGCGGCGTCGTCACCGATGGACAGGTCACCACCCGGGCTGGCGCCGCGGGCCAGGGTGAACCGCAGCGCATCGGCACCGAACTGTTCGACCCAATCCAGTGGGTCGATACCGTTGCCCTTCGACTTGCTCATCTTGCGGCCGAACTCGTCACGAATCAGGCCGTGCAGGAACACGTTCCGGAACGGAACCTGCGGGCCCTTCGTACCGCCTTGAGGAATCGTCTCATCGGAACCGACGAAAGTGCCGAACATCATCATCCGGGCCACCCAGAAGAAGAGGATGTCGTAACCGGTGACAAGCACACTGGTCGGATAGAACTTCTCCAGCTCCGGTGTGCGCTCAGGCCAGCCCATCGTCGAGAACGGCCACAGCGCCGACGAGAACCACGTGTCCAGTACGTCGGGGTCCTGCTTCCAGCCTTCCGGCGGGGTTTCATCGGGTCCGACGCACACCTGCTCGCCGCCCGGGCCGTGCCAGATCGGAATTCGGTGGCCCCACCACAGTTGCCGCGAGATGGTCCAGTCGTGCATATCGTCGACCCAGGCGAACCAGCGCGGTTCGAGGCTCTTAGGGTGAATGACGGTGTCGCCGTTGCGTACCGCATCACCGGCTGCCTTGGCCAGTGACTCGACCTTGACCCACCACTGCAGGCTCAGCCGTGGTTCGATCGGCTCACCGCTGCGCTCGGAGTGGCCGACGCTGTGCAGGTACGGCCGCTTCTCGGCGACGATCCGGCCCTCGGTGGCCAACGCCTCACGCACAGCGACACGGGCCTCGAACCGGTCCATGCCGTCGAATTGCGTTCCGGTATCGGTGACCCGGCCCTTCGTATCGAACATCGTCAGCATCGGCAGCTGGTGTCGTACGCCGATCTCGAAGTCGTTCGGATCGTGCGCCGGGGTGACTTTGACTGCGCCGGTGCCGAATTCAGGATCGACGTGCGTGTCGGCCACGATCGGGATCTGCCGATTGTGAAACGGATGCGGCAGTGTCTTGCCGACCAGGTCCCGGTAGCGCTCGTCGTCGGGATGCACCGCGATCGCAGTGTCGCCGAGCATCGTCTCGATCCGGGTGGTGGCCACCACGATGTGCGGTTCGGAGTCAGCAAGAGATCCGTACCGGAACGACACCAGTTCACCCTCGACGTCTTCGTATTTGACCTCGAGATCGCTGATCGCGGTCTCCAGCACCGGCGACCAGTTCACCAGCCGCTCGGCGCGGTAGATCAGACCCGCGTCATAGAGCCGCTTGAAGATCGTGCGCACCGCCCGAGACAGGCCCTCGTCCATCGTGAATCGGTCCCGGCTCCAGTCGACACCGTCGCCGATCGCTCGCATCTGGGCGCCGATGGTGCCGCCCGATTCGCGCTTCCAGTCCCACACTTTGTCGATGAACTGCTCACGGCCGAAGTCTTCTTTCGTCTTACCGTCCACGGCGAGC
This window contains:
- the folC gene encoding bifunctional tetrahydrofolate synthase/dihydrofolate synthase, producing the protein MTDPTPDEIAALLQVEHLLDQRWPETKLEPSTARIEALMELLGSPQLSYPCIHIAGTNGKTSVARIVDALLAAFSRRTGRTTSPHLQSAVERIAIDNEPISPARYVEIYREVEPFVHLVDAQSEQDGGPAMSKFEVLTGMAFAAFADAPVDVAVVEVGMGGRWDATNVVDAPVAVITPIGIDHAEYLGGTVAEIAAEKAGIIGAPRGDLIQTDTVAIVGRQAPEAMEVLMAQAVKSDAAVAREDSEFAVLGRQVAIGGQVLQLQGLGGQYCDIFLPLHGEHQAHNAVVALAAVEAFFGAGADRQLDIDTVRAGFAAVTSPGRLERMRSAPTVFIDAAHNPAGAAVLADALATEFDFRFLVGVISVMGDKDVTGILIALEPAFDHIVVTHNGSPRALEVEALAIRAEEIFGPDRVVRAETLPDAIETATALVEESAAESDGFSGAGIVITGSVVTAGAARTLFGKDPQ
- a CDS encoding valine--tRNA ligase — translated: MTTTDDSRADALPKSWDPGAVEAGLYQGWVAAGYFTADVTSGKPAYSIVLPPPNVTGSLHMGHALDHTLMDALTRRKRMQGYEVLWLPGMDHAGIATQSVVEKQLAVDGKTKEDFGREQFIDKVWDWKRESGGTIGAQMRAIGDGVDWSRDRFTMDEGLSRAVRTIFKRLYDAGLIYRAERLVNWSPVLETAISDLEVKYEDVEGELVSFRYGSLADSEPHIVVATTRIETMLGDTAIAVHPDDERYRDLVGKTLPHPFHNRQIPIVADTHVDPEFGTGAVKVTPAHDPNDFEIGVRHQLPMLTMFDTKGRVTDTGTQFDGMDRFEARVAVREALATEGRIVAEKRPYLHSVGHSERSGEPIEPRLSLQWWVKVESLAKAAGDAVRNGDTVIHPKSLEPRWFAWVDDMHDWTISRQLWWGHRIPIWHGPGGEQVCVGPDETPPEGWKQDPDVLDTWFSSALWPFSTMGWPERTPELEKFYPTSVLVTGYDILFFWVARMMMFGTFVGSDETIPQGGTKGPQVPFRNVFLHGLIRDEFGRKMSKSKGNGIDPLDWVEQFGADALRFTLARGASPGGDLSIGDDAARASRNFATKLFNATRFALMNGAAPAPLPDSADLTDADRWILGRLEEVRAEVDSTLDSYEFNRACEALYHFAWDEFCDWYLELAKVQLAEGISHTTAVLAAVLDTLLKLLHPVIPFVTETLWKALNQGEPDAASLVIAPWPTASGIALDPVAAQRIADVQKLVTEIRRFRSDQGLADRQKVPARLSGVDAAGLGGQVAPVTALAWLSASKADFTPTAHIEVRLSGGTVNVEVDTSGTVDVAAERRRLEKDLAAAQKELAGTTAKLGNDAFLAKAPDDVVAKIRGRQQLASEEVERITARLAALA
- a CDS encoding DUF4233 domain-containing protein, with product MSDTPAGPAAPDPWKSFRGVMAGTLILEAIVVLLALPVVSMVGGGLTAWSTAYLVGFTVFLVLLSGVQGRPWAVWLNLGVQLILVAGFLVYPAIGMVGVVFAIVWGIIAYLRVEVLRRQRQGRLPSQQPPQ
- a CDS encoding Rne/Rng family ribonuclease, producing the protein MADDDLFQELPENEPQTEWGPPATAAGEELPARLRVHSLARVLGTTSRRVLDALSELDGRTRSPHSSVDRTDAVRVRDVLAAGSEASADEPPARETPAPEVLLLEIDTEIAEAREVAEPADAADASEEPESRLILETAPVEPAAYMPLFVAPQPIETERRVTRAARDEDDDVDDDDDDDEDDESAADTDGDQSERPANRRRRRGRRGRGRGRGEQGGPDGEDRDESERPEGADENAEAGEDSDSDDDDSDDESGGGEAATRRRRRRRRRKSGGGGGDASDDGSSDDPPNTVVHERTPRMEKERDPDAIQGISGSTRLEAKRQRRRDGRDAGRRRPPILSEAEFLARREAVERVMVVRDKIRTEPPHEGARYTQIAVMEDGVVVEHFVTSAASASLVGNIYLGIVQNVLPSMEAAFVDIGRGRNGVLYAGEVNWEAAGLGGAQRKIEQALKPGDYVVVQVSKDPVGHKGARLTTQVSLAGRYLVYVPGASSTGISRKLPDTERQRLKEILRDVVPDDAGVIIRTASEGVKEEDIRGDVTRLQERWNTIAEEAERVKGNKAGAAIALYEEPDVLVKVIRDLFNEDFSGLVVSGDDAWETINGYVSSVAPDLVSKLTKYNPPGGDGPDVFAVHRIDEQLAKALDRKVWLPSGGTLVIDRTEAMTVVDVNTGKFTGAGGNLEQTVTKNNLEAAEEVVRQLRLRDIGGIVVIDFIDMVLESNRDLVLRRLTEALGRDRTRHQVSEVTSLGLVQLTRKRLGTGLVEAFSTTCTHCAGRGIVLHADPVDTAQAVGRRSESGPGAGGGGGRRGKRGKRGRPEEAPVAKVPQHSSEHPMFKAMAAANGKHEDDEAEEELADELERETEAEESEDGVDSGAAELVTEDDGAEEDDDDDEDLDDEDDADEDDADEDDADEDDDDIEVDLDDDDEDLDDADIEVDLDDDDEDDDEDDDDVADEYEVDQPVEAPAPAASAGRNRRRAAARPAGPPAL
- the ndk gene encoding nucleoside-diphosphate kinase translates to MTERTLVLIKPDGVERGVIGEIISRIERKGLTIAALELKQVSDELARAHYAEHDGKPFFDSLLEFITSAPVVAAILEGPRAIAAFRQLAGGTDPVEKATPGTIRGDFGLETQFNLVHGSDSPESAEREIGLWFPGA